One part of the Brevundimonas subvibrioides ATCC 15264 genome encodes these proteins:
- a CDS encoding polysaccharide biosynthesis/export family protein, which produces MLHRRQILWTLGAALMASSTGACASGPDGPGPNRVQTSGFSDIAFADWTDEEPEYLLYPGDEIEVATPTATELTRTIRVGPDGRIALPLIGQAMAADRTLSELEYDLSSAYASQLVRPVVEVTLKTAGPMKVWVAGEVRTPGVYDMNGDMDAYQAIVQAGDFLPGAKPQQVALIRRGPGGIRMMRVVDLRPRRGEVVALRRGDILFVPRSTLGELANFFTQVRAALPIGFNYSINGQYQQF; this is translated from the coding sequence ATGCTTCATCGGCGACAGATTCTGTGGACCCTGGGCGCGGCGCTGATGGCCTCGTCGACCGGGGCATGCGCCAGCGGTCCGGACGGACCGGGGCCGAACCGCGTGCAGACGTCCGGCTTTTCCGACATCGCCTTCGCCGACTGGACCGACGAGGAGCCGGAATACCTGCTCTATCCCGGCGACGAGATCGAGGTGGCCACGCCGACGGCCACCGAGCTGACCCGCACGATCCGGGTCGGGCCCGACGGCCGGATCGCCCTGCCCCTGATCGGTCAGGCCATGGCGGCGGACCGGACGCTGTCGGAACTGGAATACGACCTCTCCAGCGCCTACGCCTCGCAGCTGGTGCGCCCGGTCGTCGAGGTGACGCTGAAGACCGCGGGGCCGATGAAGGTCTGGGTGGCCGGAGAGGTCCGCACCCCCGGCGTCTATGACATGAACGGCGACATGGACGCCTATCAGGCGATCGTCCAGGCGGGCGACTTCCTGCCGGGCGCCAAGCCCCAGCAGGTGGCGCTGATCCGGCGCGGCCCCGGCGGCATCCGGATGATGCGGGTCGTGGATCTGAGACCCCGTCGCGGCGAGGTCGTGGCGCTGCGGCGCGGCGACATCCTGTTCGTGCCCCGCTCGACGCTGGGCGAACTGGCCAACTTCTTCACCCAGGTCCGGGCCGCCCTGCCGATCGGGTTCAACTACTCGATCAACGGTCAGTATCAGCAGTTTTAG
- a CDS encoding glutathione S-transferase family protein — MTDPIQLWYWPTPNGWKVSIALEEMGLPYEVKAVNIGTGEQFTPEFQAISPNGRMPAIVDPDGPDGRPLSIFESGAILQYLGNKSGQFYPTDIRARAEVDQWLFWQVGGLGPMAGQTHHFRQYAPAIIKDQRQIAYGVRRYTDETHRLYGVMDRRLADRDYLAGDYSIADMAAWPWILPEHQGQNIDEFPNLKAWLARVGARPAVVKGRAVGDALRSNLAASGKAAEAARKVLFGQRGR; from the coding sequence ATGACCGATCCGATCCAGCTGTGGTACTGGCCGACGCCCAACGGCTGGAAGGTCTCCATCGCGCTGGAGGAGATGGGCCTGCCCTATGAGGTCAAGGCCGTTAACATCGGCACGGGCGAGCAGTTCACGCCCGAATTCCAGGCCATCAGCCCCAATGGCCGGATGCCCGCCATCGTCGACCCGGACGGTCCGGACGGCAGGCCGCTGTCGATCTTCGAGAGCGGGGCGATCCTGCAGTATCTGGGCAACAAGTCGGGGCAGTTCTATCCGACCGACATCCGGGCGCGCGCCGAGGTGGACCAGTGGCTGTTCTGGCAGGTCGGCGGCCTGGGGCCGATGGCGGGCCAGACCCATCACTTCCGGCAGTACGCGCCGGCGATCATCAAGGACCAGCGCCAGATCGCCTATGGCGTGCGCCGCTACACCGACGAGACGCATCGTCTGTACGGCGTGATGGACCGTCGTCTGGCCGACCGGGATTACCTGGCGGGCGACTATTCGATCGCCGACATGGCCGCCTGGCCCTGGATCCTGCCCGAGCATCAGGGCCAGAACATCGACGAGTTTCCCAACCTGAAGGCCTGGCTGGCCCGCGTCGGGGCGCGACCGGCGGTGGTCAAGGGGCGCGCGGTGGGCGACGCACTCCGCAGCAATCTGGCCGCGTCCGGCAAGGCGGCCGAGGCGGCGAGAAAGGTGCTGTTCGGGCAGCGGGGAAGGTAG
- a CDS encoding RcnB family protein, whose product MKSTLTAFAALAALALPAMAHAQDEQDTLSANARAERPEMEMAPPSPPEPPQERRGGGDRGGGDRGGGDRGGGDRGGGDRGGGDRGGRGGNSGGGGWNPGTPPVVTTPTPPQDNGGRGGRDRDDRGRGGDRGQGGWNGGGQTWGGQDRGDRDRGGPGRDRGNDGRWTGGGNPGQDWNRDRDRNRDRDRNGGWSGNNGGQDWNRDRNGGGRYWNNDRNGRRDYGGFNNRWNQNDWRRNWNRGRSSDWWRNDRSFRDFSGVRFGFYYAPNYGYYSVPRSYYNQRYYVGAYLPSIFWRYQLNDYRTYGLGYPPPGTQWVLVDTTIYLIDSYDGYIIDAIYDAWRW is encoded by the coding sequence ATGAAATCGACCCTGACTGCCTTTGCCGCCCTCGCCGCGCTGGCCCTGCCCGCGATGGCCCATGCCCAGGACGAGCAGGATACCCTTTCGGCCAACGCGCGCGCCGAACGCCCCGAGATGGAAATGGCCCCGCCTTCGCCCCCGGAACCCCCTCAGGAGCGGCGCGGTGGCGGTGACCGCGGTGGTGGTGATCGCGGCGGCGGCGACCGGGGTGGTGGGGACCGGGGCGGCGGTGATCGCGGAGGCGGCGATCGCGGTGGACGCGGCGGCAACAGCGGCGGCGGCGGATGGAACCCGGGGACTCCGCCTGTCGTGACCACACCGACGCCGCCGCAGGACAACGGCGGGCGCGGCGGCCGGGATCGCGACGACCGTGGCCGGGGCGGTGACCGTGGCCAAGGCGGATGGAATGGCGGCGGCCAGACCTGGGGCGGTCAGGATCGCGGTGATCGCGATCGGGGCGGACCGGGCCGGGATCGCGGCAACGACGGACGCTGGACCGGCGGCGGCAACCCCGGTCAGGACTGGAACAGGGATCGCGACCGGAACCGCGACCGCGATCGCAACGGCGGCTGGAGCGGCAATAACGGCGGCCAGGACTGGAACCGGGACCGCAATGGCGGGGGTCGCTACTGGAACAACGACCGGAACGGCCGGCGGGACTATGGCGGCTTCAACAACCGCTGGAACCAGAACGACTGGCGTCGCAACTGGAACCGCGGCCGGTCCAGCGACTGGTGGCGGAACGACCGCTCGTTCCGTGATTTCAGCGGGGTCAGGTTCGGGTTCTACTACGCCCCGAACTACGGCTACTATTCGGTCCCGCGGAGCTACTACAACCAGCGCTACTACGTCGGAGCATACCTGCCGTCGATCTTCTGGCGCTACCAGCTGAACGACTACCGGACGTACGGGCTGGGCTATCCGCCGCCGGGAACCCAGTGGGTTCTGGTCGATACGACGATCTATCTGATCGACAGCTACGACGGCTACATCATCGACGCCATCTACGACGCCTGGCGCTGGTAG
- a CDS encoding I78 family peptidase inhibitor has protein sequence MRMIAGLILAGSVLAGCAATPPASAPEGPKQCDAQAARSLIGSHVGAVDFAAGANVRIVCTTCATTRDYRPDRLNVRFDEATGIIKSVDCG, from the coding sequence ATGCGGATGATCGCCGGTCTGATCCTGGCGGGCTCGGTGCTGGCGGGGTGCGCGGCCACGCCGCCGGCATCCGCGCCCGAGGGTCCGAAACAGTGCGATGCCCAGGCGGCGCGCTCGCTGATCGGCAGCCATGTCGGCGCTGTCGATTTCGCGGCCGGGGCCAATGTGCGGATCGTCTGCACGACCTGCGCGACGACCCGCGACTACCGGCCCGACCGCCTCAATGTGCGGTTCGACGAAGCGACCGGCATCATCAAATCGGTCGACTGCGGATAA
- a CDS encoding I78 family peptidase inhibitor, which produces MFLLAACSSTPAVVADAPAVVEQAEANQPVGSHMPDGAEDLCKAADFQYLVGRSRTEIPVPVEVVSRRVVCTTCPVTMDFSPHRLNIFYNEQSGIVEQVRCG; this is translated from the coding sequence GTGTTCCTGCTGGCCGCGTGCTCTTCCACCCCCGCCGTGGTGGCCGACGCCCCGGCGGTGGTCGAGCAGGCCGAGGCCAACCAACCCGTCGGCAGTCATATGCCGGACGGTGCCGAGGACCTCTGCAAGGCCGCCGACTTCCAGTATCTGGTCGGACGCTCCAGGACCGAGATTCCGGTTCCGGTCGAGGTCGTCAGCCGTCGCGTGGTCTGCACCACCTGCCCGGTCACGATGGACTTCTCGCCCCACCGGCTGAACATTTTCTATAACGAGCAGAGCGGCATCGTGGAGCAGGTCCGATGCGGATGA
- a CDS encoding DNA polymerase III subunit chi, whose protein sequence is MAAGSGEIWFYHLERSTLDQVLPELLDKTLQRGWRARIRVADPDRRAEIDDTLWSWRADSFLAHGQADQPHAARQPILLTAGTENPNASQALFIVDGSDMTVTEEFERCFIIFDGRDEAALQTARDRWKALKGQGANLAYWKQSDEGRWEKAA, encoded by the coding sequence TTGGCCGCGGGTTCGGGCGAGATCTGGTTCTACCACCTGGAGCGATCCACGCTGGATCAGGTCCTGCCCGAACTGCTGGACAAGACACTGCAACGCGGCTGGCGCGCGCGTATCCGGGTCGCCGACCCGGATCGCCGCGCCGAGATCGACGACACGCTGTGGTCCTGGCGCGCCGACAGTTTCCTGGCGCATGGACAGGCCGACCAGCCCCATGCGGCGCGACAGCCCATCCTGCTGACAGCCGGAACCGAGAACCCCAACGCGTCTCAGGCGCTGTTCATTGTCGATGGGTCAGACATGACCGTCACCGAGGAGTTCGAGCGATGCTTCATCATTTTCGACGGCCGCGACGAGGCGGCTCTGCAGACGGCGCGGGACCGCTGGAAGGCGCTGAAGGGGCAGGGAGCCAATCTCGCCTACTGGAAGCAGTCGGACGAGGGGCGCTGGGAAAAGGCGGCCTGA
- a CDS encoding leucyl aminopeptidase — protein MNIAFVAEAGVSQALAILVHDGRSFAGSGADHDTAASGSLTKAITNSRFTGGASSTLIVAAPQGVQADTVVLVGAGEAGKFDDLAIETAAGTAYHAVKLSGAGTLTLDLTHLSAEQAARAAFAVKLAAYRFDKYRTKEKPDKIPSIKTVNVVTADVAAAQAAFEPLSAVADAIYFSRDLVAEPANVLYPAEFARRVKELERLGLTVEILGEKEMEALGMHVLLGVGRGSVRESQLAVIQWNGGTPGDQPIAFVGKGVCFDTGGISIKPAANMEDMIWDMGGAAAVAGLMHALAGRKAKVNAVGVLGLVENMPDGNAQRPGDILTSMSGQTVEIINTDAEGRLVLADALWYTQDRFKPKFMVDLATLTGAMIIALGLDYAGVFSNADDLADAILAAGPKVNENVWRLPMPPQYDKIMDSVNADVKNSAGRDGGSITAALFLQRFTNGVPWAHIDIAPVAWASKSTRATVPDGPVGWGVRLLDRMVADTYES, from the coding sequence ATGAATATCGCCTTCGTCGCCGAAGCCGGCGTCTCGCAAGCTCTCGCCATCCTGGTCCATGACGGCCGGTCGTTCGCCGGATCGGGTGCCGATCACGATACCGCCGCCTCGGGCAGTCTGACCAAGGCGATAACCAACAGCCGCTTCACCGGCGGCGCGTCCAGCACCCTGATCGTCGCCGCGCCCCAGGGCGTTCAGGCCGACACGGTGGTTCTGGTCGGGGCCGGCGAGGCCGGCAAGTTCGACGATCTGGCCATCGAGACCGCGGCGGGCACCGCCTATCATGCGGTCAAGCTGTCGGGTGCCGGGACCCTGACCCTCGACCTGACCCACCTGTCGGCCGAACAGGCCGCGCGCGCCGCCTTCGCGGTGAAACTGGCCGCCTACCGGTTCGACAAGTACCGGACCAAGGAAAAGCCGGACAAGATCCCCTCGATCAAGACCGTCAACGTCGTGACCGCCGACGTCGCCGCCGCGCAGGCCGCGTTCGAGCCCCTGAGCGCAGTGGCGGACGCCATCTACTTCTCGCGCGATCTGGTCGCCGAGCCCGCCAACGTCCTGTATCCGGCCGAGTTCGCCCGCCGGGTCAAGGAGCTGGAACGCCTCGGCCTGACCGTCGAGATCCTGGGCGAGAAGGAGATGGAGGCCCTGGGCATGCACGTCCTGCTGGGCGTCGGCCGGGGCTCGGTGCGCGAAAGCCAGCTGGCGGTGATCCAGTGGAACGGCGGCACGCCGGGTGACCAGCCCATCGCCTTCGTCGGCAAGGGCGTCTGCTTCGACACCGGCGGCATCTCGATCAAGCCCGCCGCCAACATGGAAGACATGATCTGGGACATGGGCGGGGCTGCTGCCGTCGCCGGTCTGATGCACGCGCTCGCGGGCCGCAAGGCGAAGGTCAATGCGGTCGGGGTCCTCGGCCTGGTCGAGAACATGCCCGACGGCAACGCTCAGCGTCCGGGCGACATCCTGACCTCCATGTCGGGTCAGACGGTCGAGATCATCAACACAGACGCCGAGGGTCGCCTCGTCCTGGCTGACGCCCTCTGGTACACGCAGGACCGCTTCAAGCCGAAGTTCATGGTCGATCTGGCGACCCTGACGGGGGCGATGATCATCGCGCTCGGCCTCGACTACGCGGGGGTGTTCTCCAACGCCGACGATCTGGCCGACGCCATCCTGGCCGCGGGTCCCAAGGTCAACGAGAACGTCTGGCGCCTGCCGATGCCGCCGCAGTACGACAAGATCATGGACAGCGTGAACGCCGACGTGAAGAACTCGGCCGGTCGCGACGGCGGGTCGATCACCGCCGCCCTGTTCCTGCAGCGCTTCACCAACGGCGTGCCGTGGGCCCACATCGACATCGCGCCGGTCGCCTGGGCGTCCAAGTCCACCCGCGCCACCGTGCCGGACGGCCCGGTGGGCTGGGGCGTGCGGCTGCTGGACCGCATGGTGGCCGACACCTACGAGTCCTGA
- a CDS encoding LptF/LptG family permease: MTLIQKYLFRQISLPVLAACASLAGIGILSQTLDQLEIIVERGQSVWVLLKLTLLAVPQLFSVILPIGLFVGALIALTRLQREQELTAAYASGMSRWQMIAPGAWLAVCVAVVMLLTNVVIQPWSQRTAREQAFSIRTDLAALLVEEGRFVQGPNGLTVYVQQIEQNGLLKNLFIYIQNGDEVTTWDASEARFGRVDGQPVLTMKQGSWQQYSSAGVLQQLVFDGYVFPLGQYVTDDQKIRYKPADLWMGQLFNPTDALVRDTGSRGELLAEAHSRLSSPLYALTAMAMALTAILGGAFSRTGYSARIAKASGAFLLVRVVGYAVVAASAWNGWLNVFQYVLPIVATAVALRLLFRALKPRKASRLSLTRLKVRPA; the protein is encoded by the coding sequence ATGACCCTGATTCAGAAATATCTTTTCCGACAGATCAGCCTGCCCGTCCTGGCAGCCTGCGCGTCGCTGGCCGGAATCGGCATCCTGAGCCAGACCCTGGATCAGCTGGAAATCATCGTCGAGCGCGGCCAGAGCGTCTGGGTCCTGCTGAAACTGACCCTGCTGGCGGTGCCGCAGCTGTTCAGCGTGATCCTGCCGATCGGCCTGTTCGTCGGGGCGCTGATCGCCCTGACCCGGCTGCAGCGCGAACAGGAACTGACGGCCGCCTACGCCAGCGGCATGTCTCGCTGGCAGATGATCGCCCCGGGAGCCTGGCTGGCCGTGTGCGTGGCCGTCGTCATGCTGTTGACCAACGTGGTCATCCAGCCGTGGTCCCAGCGCACCGCGCGCGAGCAGGCCTTCTCCATCCGCACGGACCTGGCCGCCCTGCTGGTCGAGGAGGGTCGCTTCGTCCAGGGGCCGAACGGCCTGACCGTCTATGTCCAGCAGATCGAGCAGAACGGCCTGCTGAAGAACCTCTTCATCTACATCCAGAACGGCGACGAGGTGACGACCTGGGACGCGTCGGAGGCCCGGTTCGGCCGCGTCGACGGCCAGCCGGTCCTGACGATGAAACAGGGGTCCTGGCAGCAGTACAGCTCGGCCGGCGTGCTGCAGCAGCTGGTGTTCGACGGCTACGTCTTTCCGCTGGGCCAGTATGTGACCGACGACCAGAAGATCCGCTACAAGCCCGCCGACCTCTGGATGGGCCAGCTGTTCAATCCCACCGACGCTCTGGTTCGCGACACCGGCTCGCGCGGCGAACTGCTGGCCGAGGCGCATTCGCGACTGTCCTCGCCGCTCTACGCCCTGACGGCGATGGCCATGGCCCTGACGGCCATCCTCGGCGGCGCATTCAGCCGGACCGGCTACAGCGCGCGCATCGCCAAGGCCTCGGGCGCCTTCCTGCTGGTCCGCGTCGTCGGCTATGCGGTCGTGGCCGCCAGCGCCTGGAACGGATGGCTGAATGTGTTCCAGTATGTGCTGCCCATCGTGGCGACCGCCGTGGCGTTGAGGCTGCTGTTCCGCGCGCTCAAGCCGAGGAAGGCCTCGCGTCTTTCGCTGACCCGCCTGAAGGTGCGACCCGCATGA
- the lptG gene encoding LPS export ABC transporter permease LptG: protein MSTLGNIGAAPAHVLSALRLGRIERYVLLQLGKSLAVALGVISALVMLIDFVEISRGLGSDTDLSGVRILGLMLIKSPAVIVQLLPFVFLFGTLAAFVGLNRRSELIAMRAAGVSAWRFVLPAAGAALAAGVLTVTVIGPLAASGDGMFQRERGRISGAVGGGEQEAIWLREGEGQRQMVVRAARQDRANARLLDVTFFIYATDPEGRRAFTERIDAASASLSAGRWRLVDAVGAQTGQRATRYSTLDLPSSLADDEAFERFARPQSTPFWSLPGQIQRIEAAGFSSTAYRLRLQQLLSTPLAFAAMTILAAAFSLRLMRLGDLARMAVAAVVLGFAFFFLNQFSAAMGSAEVVPPFIAAWLPAVLTALAAFTLLFYTEDG from the coding sequence ATGAGCACCCTGGGCAATATCGGCGCGGCCCCCGCGCATGTCCTGAGCGCGCTGCGTCTCGGCCGGATCGAGCGGTATGTGCTGCTTCAGCTGGGCAAGTCGCTGGCGGTGGCGCTGGGCGTCATCAGCGCCCTGGTCATGCTGATCGACTTCGTGGAGATCTCGCGCGGCCTGGGGTCGGACACCGACCTGTCGGGCGTTCGGATCCTGGGGCTGATGCTGATCAAGTCGCCCGCGGTGATCGTGCAGCTGTTGCCCTTCGTCTTCCTGTTCGGGACGCTGGCCGCCTTCGTCGGGCTGAACCGGCGCAGCGAGCTGATCGCCATGCGGGCGGCGGGGGTCTCGGCCTGGCGGTTCGTGCTGCCGGCGGCCGGCGCGGCGCTGGCCGCGGGCGTCCTGACGGTGACCGTTATCGGGCCGCTCGCCGCGTCGGGCGACGGCATGTTCCAGCGTGAACGCGGTCGCATCTCGGGAGCCGTCGGCGGCGGCGAGCAGGAGGCGATCTGGCTGCGGGAAGGCGAAGGACAGCGCCAGATGGTGGTCCGGGCCGCGCGTCAGGACCGCGCCAACGCCCGCCTGCTGGATGTGACGTTCTTTATCTACGCAACCGACCCGGAAGGGCGCCGGGCCTTCACCGAGCGGATCGACGCCGCATCCGCCAGCCTCAGCGCGGGCCGCTGGCGGCTGGTCGATGCCGTGGGGGCCCAGACGGGCCAGCGCGCCACGCGCTATTCGACACTGGACCTGCCCTCCAGCCTGGCCGACGACGAGGCGTTCGAACGTTTCGCGCGGCCGCAGTCGACGCCCTTCTGGTCCCTGCCCGGCCAGATCCAGCGGATCGAGGCGGCGGGATTCTCTTCCACCGCCTATCGTCTGCGCCTGCAGCAGCTGCTCTCCACGCCCCTGGCCTTCGCCGCCATGACCATCCTGGCCGCCGCCTTCTCGCTGCGGCTCATGCGGCTGGGCGATCTGGCGCGGATGGCAGTGGCGGCCGTGGTGCTGGGCTTCGCCTTCTTCTTCCTGAACCAGTTTTCGGCCGCGATGGGCTCGGCGGAGGTGGTGCCCCCGTTTATCGCCGCCTGGTTGCCCGCCGTTCTGACGGCGCTCGCCGCCTTCACCTTGCTGTTCTATACCGAAGACGGCTAA
- a CDS encoding LPS-assembly protein LptD: MQADRGPLFRHGLRTRLLAGSVLAAWAMSSAALAQTQARPTPPPADGLPPDAVYIEADQATRQGDVISATGERDRVYARFQSHSLRGRAVTYDVGQGIGTADGEVELTDPDGNVIHASHLELDSDLKAGVAVDLATRLANGYSLMAATAVRRSENVNELNYALFTPCPICDAEGNPKEPSISIQAEKVVQDEELRAILYRNAVFKVGGVPVFWTPFFAHPDPTVDRASGFLIPIINYDQGRGVSIETPYLQVVSPSEDWLISPQFNTGVAPFLNLQWRRRFSNGTIVARTGYTYARSFGDFDLDGDGSAESNVDFGDETSRSYILSWGRFDPDGPWRWGFTAERTSDKTLFDRYDVIDPYQDNGLYYGDQRRLISQLYAERQTARSYLSVAAFSFQSLRVARFNDVTPALNVFENDGSLPLVAPLIEARWEPQSAVLGGRLRLRGSAVSLTRDDYVGSPVLRPEVVPTGSILGLPGVDSRRVTAQFEWRRSLTSAAGIRYEPFVDGRVDVYSVADLPPVLGLADETITRERATLGLDVSYPLIRRLGDGADLIVEPLGQISLSSTPDLDARIPVEDSETLELDESSLFRIDRFPGYDLLEGGLRMTAGVRTTVRWDATRSASLFVGRSMRDEDQPAFATQIPDDPTKLYDPSGLAARTSDWVVQGSFKPSDRIRGWGHATIDGSGNIRRAEAALDGRWGRRNLATLSYIVDRSDPLQLDNRIDLVNPAGPRLASANRNYEFVQLAGQQFLYGNWGVTVAGIADLERDLITRSEVGVLFDDDCFRVEVGYRRDNTRVRPTGPSDGVYVRLNLATFGGSGYGSNGLR, from the coding sequence ATGCAGGCTGATCGCGGCCCTCTTTTCCGGCACGGTCTGCGGACCCGACTGCTGGCCGGTTCGGTTCTCGCGGCGTGGGCGATGTCCAGCGCCGCGCTGGCCCAAACACAAGCGCGCCCCACGCCGCCGCCCGCCGACGGCCTGCCGCCGGACGCCGTCTATATCGAGGCCGATCAGGCGACCCGTCAGGGCGACGTCATCAGCGCCACGGGCGAGCGTGACCGCGTCTATGCCCGGTTCCAGAGCCATTCCCTGCGCGGCCGCGCCGTCACCTATGACGTCGGCCAGGGGATCGGCACGGCGGACGGCGAGGTCGAGCTGACCGATCCGGACGGCAACGTCATCCACGCCAGCCATCTCGAGCTCGATTCGGATCTCAAGGCCGGGGTCGCGGTCGACCTGGCGACGCGTCTGGCCAATGGGTACAGCCTGATGGCGGCGACGGCCGTCCGGCGGTCCGAGAACGTCAACGAGCTGAACTACGCCCTGTTCACGCCCTGCCCGATCTGCGACGCCGAGGGCAATCCCAAGGAACCCAGCATCTCGATCCAGGCCGAAAAGGTCGTCCAGGACGAGGAGTTGCGGGCCATCCTGTACCGGAACGCGGTGTTCAAGGTCGGGGGCGTGCCGGTCTTCTGGACGCCGTTCTTCGCCCATCCGGACCCGACCGTGGATCGTGCCTCGGGCTTCCTGATCCCCATCATCAACTACGACCAGGGCCGCGGCGTCTCGATCGAGACGCCCTATCTGCAAGTGGTCTCGCCGTCCGAGGACTGGCTGATCAGCCCGCAGTTCAACACCGGCGTGGCCCCGTTCCTGAACCTGCAATGGCGCCGTCGGTTCTCCAACGGTACGATCGTGGCCCGGACGGGCTACACCTATGCCCGCAGCTTCGGTGATTTCGACCTGGACGGCGACGGCAGCGCCGAGAGCAACGTCGATTTCGGCGACGAGACCAGCCGCAGCTATATCCTGAGCTGGGGCCGGTTCGATCCCGACGGCCCGTGGCGCTGGGGCTTCACGGCCGAGCGGACCTCCGACAAGACCCTGTTCGACCGCTACGACGTCATCGATCCCTATCAGGACAACGGCCTGTACTACGGCGACCAGCGCCGCCTGATCTCGCAGCTGTATGCCGAGCGCCAGACGGCCCGGTCGTACCTGTCGGTCGCCGCCTTCTCGTTCCAGAGCCTGCGCGTGGCCCGTTTCAACGACGTCACGCCGGCGCTGAACGTGTTCGAGAACGACGGCTCCCTGCCGCTCGTCGCCCCCCTGATCGAAGCCCGGTGGGAGCCCCAGTCGGCGGTTCTGGGCGGGCGTCTGCGGCTGCGCGGATCGGCCGTGTCCCTGACCCGCGATGACTATGTCGGCAGCCCCGTGCTCAGGCCCGAGGTCGTGCCGACGGGGTCCATCCTTGGCCTGCCGGGCGTCGACAGCCGCCGGGTCACGGCGCAGTTCGAGTGGCGCCGATCCCTGACCTCGGCGGCGGGCATCCGCTACGAGCCCTTCGTCGATGGCCGCGTCGATGTCTATTCGGTCGCCGATCTGCCGCCCGTCCTGGGCCTGGCCGACGAGACCATCACCCGCGAACGCGCCACCCTGGGCCTGGATGTCAGCTATCCGCTGATCCGCCGCCTGGGCGACGGCGCCGACCTGATCGTCGAGCCGCTGGGCCAGATCTCCCTGTCCAGCACGCCGGACCTCGATGCGCGCATCCCGGTCGAGGACTCCGAGACGCTGGAACTGGACGAATCGTCGTTGTTCCGGATCGACCGCTTCCCCGGCTACGACCTGCTGGAGGGCGGACTGCGGATGACCGCCGGCGTGCGCACCACCGTGCGCTGGGACGCCACCCGCAGCGCCAGCCTGTTCGTCGGCCGCAGCATGCGCGATGAGGATCAGCCGGCCTTCGCGACGCAGATCCCCGACGACCCGACCAAGCTCTACGATCCGAGCGGTCTGGCGGCGCGCACGTCGGACTGGGTCGTGCAGGGCAGCTTCAAGCCCTCGGACCGTATCCGCGGCTGGGGCCATGCCACCATCGACGGTTCGGGCAACATCCGTCGGGCCGAGGCGGCCCTCGACGGGCGCTGGGGTCGGAGAAACCTGGCGACGCTCAGCTACATCGTCGACCGGTCCGATCCCCTTCAGCTGGACAATCGCATCGACCTCGTGAACCCGGCGGGCCCACGGCTGGCGTCCGCGAACCGGAACTACGAGTTCGTGCAGCTGGCCGGCCAGCAGTTCCTCTATGGCAACTGGGGCGTGACGGTCGCGGGGATCGCGGATCTGGAGCGCGATCTGATCACCCGGTCGGAGGTCGGGGTGCTGTTCGACGACGACTGTTTCCGCGTCGAGGTCGGCTATCGCCGCGACAACACCCGCGTTCGGCCCACCGGCCCGTCGGACGGCGTCTATGTTCGTCTAAACCTCGCCACTTTTGGAGGGTCAGGCTATGGATCAAACGGCTTGCGTTAG